GCGCGCCAGCGATAGCCGCGTACAGGAAATCACGGAGATCACGACCAGCCTGAAGGCGCTGGCCAAGGAGCTCAACGTTCCCGTGATCGCGCTGTCGCAGCTTTCACGACAGGTTGAATCGCGCGACGACAAGCGGCCGCAACTCTCCGACTTGCGTGAATCCGGATCAATCGAGCAGGACGCCGACGTCGTGCTGTTCGTTTACCGCGAGGAATATTACCTCGCGATGAAGGAGCCCCGCCCGGGCACGCCTGAACACGAGAAGTGGCAGCTTGACATGAGTCTTGCGCACGGCAAGGCCGAAGTCATCATCGGCAAGCAGCGCCACGGCCCGACAGGCACCGTCGACCTGGCCTTCGAAGCCTCGGTCACGCGGTTCGGCGACCTTGCTCCTGACAGTCAGTTGCCCGCTCGCAGCGGCAACGACTACTGAGTTCCTTGAACCAGACCTGCCTCTTGCGTAAAACGGCGCCATGACAATGGCGTCCGACCCCAAAATGATCCCGCAAACCGGCCTTCTCTCCGCGGAGGCCAACCAGGCTGCCGCGCTCGCAGCCTATGGCGGCGTGCTCACCGTCGATCTCGACGCGATCATCGCCAACTGGCGCAAGCTCGAGAAGACGGCGGTGCCGGCCGAATGCTCGGCGGTGATCAAGGCCGACGCCTATGGTTGCGGCGCCGAGCAGGTTGCGCGCGCCCTGAGCAAGGCCGGCTGCAAGACCTTCTTCGTCGCCACCATCGAGGAAGCGCGCAAGGTGCGGGAAGCCGTGCCGGAGGCCGCGCTCTACGTGCTCGGCGGCTACTTCCAGAACACCGGCGAGCACTACGCGAAGATCAACTGCCGCCCTGTCATCGGCGATCTCAACGAGCTCGCCGAATGGGACGTGTTCTGCCGCCGCACCGGCTGGAACGGCGGCGTTGCAATCCACATCGACACCGGGATGAACAGGCTGGGACTGACGCTGTCGGAAGCGCAGGCCATCATCCCCCGCATCAATGCCGGCGATCACGGCATCACGCTGGTGATGAGCCATCTGGTTTCTGCCGAGCAGCTCAACAGCCCGGTCAATGCAAGACAGCTCGCGGCCTTCCGCGGCATCGCCAGCGAGTTCGCGGGCGTGCCGGCGGCGCTCGCCAATTCGTCCGGCATCTTCTTAGGGGCGCCCTTCCAGTTCGACATGGTGCGGCCGGGCGCAGCGCTCTACGGCGTCAACCCGACGCCGGAGGCCGACAATCCGATGCAGCCGGTCGTGGATCTCAAGGCCCGCATCGTGCAGGTCCGCAATGTCGAGCGCGGCGAGAGCGTCGGCTATGGCGGCACCTGGACCGCGCGGCGGCCGACGAAGCTGGCGATCGTCGCGGTCGGCTACGCCGACGGCTATTTCCGCGCCGCCAGCTCCAATGACGGCACCCGCGGCGCCGAGGTGATCGTGGCGGGCAAGCGCTGCCCGGTCGCGGGCCGCATCTCCATGGACCTGATCGCGGTCGACATCACCGATCTGCCGCCGAACGCGGCGCGGCGCGGCCACATGGTGACGCTGCTCGGCGAAGGCATCACCGTCGACGAGCTCGCGCATCATTTCGGCACGATCGGCTATGAGGTGCTGACCAGCCTCGGCCACCGCTACGCCCGCGTCTACAAGGGCGGCAACGTGGTGGAGCCGCTGGCAAAGCCGGAGCCCACGCAGGCGGCCGAGCAGCCGCCCTCGCCGCCGCCGATCGAGCAGCCGCCCTCGCCGCCGCTGCCGAGCTGAACTCTCGCTGCCTACTTCTTCCGGCTGTCGAGCGCTGCCTTGCAGGTGGCGCTGAGCTGACCGCGCTTGGCCTCGAGGCAGGCGATGACCTTGCCGCCGCCCGGCGCGATGCCGGCGCAGAATTTGTCATAGTCCGCCTTGCACGCACCGCGCGGATCGGACGATTGTGCCGAAGCGACACCGGAGAACGCGACGGCGACGACGATGGCGGCAAAGCTCAACTTGGACATTGTATCTCCGGTGACGGAAGGCAGGAGCCGATAGCTCTACATGAAGATTGCGACATTCAACATCAACAACGTCAACCGCCGCCTGCCCAATCTGTTGGCTTGGATGCGCGCAGCGAAGCCCGATGTCGTCGCGCTTCAGGAATTGAAGGCGAGTGATGGCGAATTTCCGGCGGCCGCGATCGAAAAGGCCGGCTACGGCGCAGTGTGGTGTGGACAGAAGACCTGGAACGGCGTCGCCATCCTCGCCCGCAACGCCGAGCCTGTGCTGACGCGAGACCGGCTACCGGGAAAGGCGGGGGATCACGAAGCCCGCTATATCGAGGCCGCCGTGCGCGGAATCATCGTCACGAGCATTTACTTGCCCAACGGCAATCCGCAGCCAGGACCGAAATTCGACTACAAGCTCGACTGGTTCGCACGGCTCAAGCGCCACGCCAAAACCTTCATCAAGCAGGAACTGCCCGTGGTGCTCGCCGGCGATTACAACGTCGCGCCGACGGAGATCGATATCTATCCGACCCGCTCATGGGACAAGGATGCGCTGATCCAGCCGAAGAGCCGCGCGGCCTACGCCTCGCTCGTCGCGCAAGGCTGGTGCGATGCGATCCGCGAGCTGCACCCTGAGAAACGCATCTACACGTTCTGGGATTACAAGCGAAACCGCTGGCCGCGCGATGCGGGCCTGCGGCTCGATCATCTCCTGCTCAGCCCTGCCCTCGTCTCACGCCTGGCGAAGGCCGGTGTCGACAAGAAGGTGCGTGGCGAGGAAGGCGCGAGTGATCATGCGCCGGCATGGGTGGTGCTGAAATAAACGAGGAGCCGTAGATCTCGTAGGGTGGGCAAAGGCGCTCTTGCGCCGTGCCCACCATCTCGTATCGATAAAACTGTTGGTGGGCACGCTTCGCTTTGCCCACCCTACGAATGAGTGCCGTGGATTACCGCCCGTAATATTCCTGCACCGTATCCCACGCCGCCTTTTGCAGCAGCTGGGTCGTCTCCGCATCGAGCCCCATCGTGTAGGAATTGCCGACCGGCGAGCGTCCCGTCAGCGCGGCCAGCGTCACGCAGGTTGCCAGATACGTGCCGGCGGGACTCGGATGCCGCTTGTCGGGCGCATAGAGATTGAGCTCGGGCTGGAGCTTGCGGACACGCGCGAAGGCAAGACCTGCGGGAATGACCAGCGCATCGTTTGCGTTGCCGGCGATCGTATAGGCCTCGGCCAACCCGTCCGTCATCTCCGGCTTGTCGGCGTAGGCCCAGGACATGAAAAACACCGGCCGCATGCCATGGGCACGGACGATGTCGCTGTCTTTCTTCGCGAAGGTCGTGAACGCATCTTTCAGCTGCGGATGGATCGGGCACTGGCTGCAGTCCATCATCACCACAGCGTCGTACTGCTTGCCCGGCTTGTTGAAGACCACGTTGTTCTGGTCGTCGAAGGAATACGCACCGAGACCGCCGGGTCGCAGCAGATTGTCCATGTCGTGCCAGTCGAGGCCGGAGCCACCGATCGTCGCCATGGTGTTGCGATAGGCCGCCTTGTTCTCGGCATCGGCTGCCCGCTCCATGAAGGTGAGATGCCCGGGCATGCCGTTGTTGTAGTAGAAGAAGCTGTTGCCGACGAACAGCGCGGCCTTGGGGAAGTCTGGTCCGAGCGAGGTGACCTTCGGCTTGGTCTGTGCCTGCGCATTGAGGCCGGCCACAACGACCAGACACATTGCGAGCATCACTCGCGCAAAAAGACGCATCATGGCTTCCTCCCTTTTCTCGGGGTGGAACCAGATCAGCTTTTCAAGACGCCCTCAAGAGGACGGGGGCGCGCGGCACACATGCGTCGCCCCGCATGCTCACCACAAATTCTTACCGTCGATCATGTTGACCGGCACGGCGTCGAGATCGAAATCGTCGAACAGGCGCGCATTCACCGCGACCTTGGGATTGTCGAAATCGGGCTTGCCGCTCGACCAGTCCGGCGACTCCGAATAGGTGCCGCAGCCGCAATTGGCGCAGAAATGATGTTTGACGGTGCGGCTGCCCCAGAGATAGGTCGCGACGTTGTCAGCCGGTGACAGCAGGCGAAACTGCGCCGGCGTGTAATAGGCCCACAGCGCGCCGCGCTTGGCGCAAAGCGAACAGGTGCAGCGGGTGACGCTGACGGGCGCCTCCGTCACCTCGAATACCGTCTCACCGCAATGACAGCTTGCCTCGATCGGCATGACCCGCTCCCCATTTTGTCAGGAGATGGTCGTAGCCGGCCCCTGCTGCCAACATGCTGTCAGCAGCAAACCCTGCCCGGAAAGGTTCAGTTGGCGGAGAGCCGCCTGGCGTTCGCGGCCACGTGCTCGCGGTAACGCTGGATGATGGCCGCCGGCGTTGCCCCTGCGAGCAGATTGGCTGCCGCCTCGAAGGCCGCGGCGATCTTCTCGCTCACCATCAGCACGGCCTCCTGCCCGGCCGCCTCGTCGCCATGGCTGAGCTTCTCGCAGCGCAGCCGCACCACTTCGCTCGCCTCAAACGCGAGCATCGCGCCAGCGCACCAGGGAAAGCCGTTGTCGGATCCGCCGAGCACCGCATGGCGGTCGAGCGCGGAGAAGGAGTGGTGATCGGGCATCGCGGACCTCAAATTCTTTGAGCGAGCGCTCCGATCAATACACTTCAAATTCTAAGGATCAGGCCGGGGAACCGGTCGGATTGGGCAGTGCTGAGACATCGACCATTAACCAAGGCCCTTGACGCCATCACTCTGGTTAGCCTACTGGTCTGACCAAGATCAGACCAAAGCGGGATGGGGATGGAGCTCAAGCGCGCCACCGAAGGCGAAAAAGGGTTCGAAAAGGTGTTCGCCTTCTTGCGCGAGCGCCTGCTCGCGGGCTCGCTCAAGCCCGGCGACCGCCTGATCTCCGAGCGCGAGCTCGCAACCCTGCTTGGCGTCAGCCGGCCGATCGTCCGCGAGGCGCTGCGCGCCCTGACCGTGCTCGGCATCGTCGAGATCCGCGACCGCATCGGCACCGTCGTGACCCGGCCGGACGTCTCGGTGCTGAACGACTTCTTCACCTTCGCGCTGGCCCAGCAAGCGGACATGCTTGACGACGTCATGCAGGCGCGCGTCGCGATCGAATGCCAGGCGATCCGCCTCGCCTGCGAGCGCGCCAACATTGCCGATTTCGAGCGCCTGCAGCGCGCGCTCGCGAAGATCGGCGAGACGATCGACGAGGCCGATGCCGGCGGCATGGCCGACTTCGAATTCCACCGCGCCATCGTCGTGGCGTCACATTCGGAAACGCTTTCCGTTTTGCACAGCTCGATGGCGGGCCTCCTTACGCATTCGCATCGCAGCCGCCGCGAACTGGTGCAGGCCTTCCCGTCGATGAAAACCTATCTGATCGACGACCACCGCCGCATCTTCGAAGCCGTCATCGCGCGCGATCCAGAACGCGCCGACGCCACGCTGCGCAAGCATTTCGCCATCGGTGACGAATACCGCAGGCGCGCCGTCGTCGGCGACATCGACAAGACCGGCGCCTCACGCTGATCGCAGACCAACCAAGAAACGGACTGAGGACATGGGACGGAACGACAAGGGCAATGTGGGCTTCATCGGCATCGGCACGATGGGCCGCGAGATGGTGCGCAACCTGCTGATGGCCGGCCATGCCGTGCGCGCCTTCGATCTCAATGATGCTGCCCTGGCCGACAGCGTCATGGAAGGCGCGACGCGCGCCGCGGGCCCCGCCGATGCCGCTCAAGGTGCCGACATCGTCATCACCATGCTGCCCGACACACCCCATGTCGAGGCGACCATTTACGGCGAGCAAGGCCTTTTGAGGTCTCCCCCACCCGGCAAGCTCATCGTCGACATGAGCACGATCTCGCCGGTCGCGGTCCGCCGCATCCATGCCGACTTGCAAAAAGCCGGTGTCAGCTTCATCGACGCGCCGGTCTCAGGCGGGCCGGTAGGCGCCAAGAACGCCGCGCTCTCGATCATGGCTGGCGGCGATGCTGACGCGTTCGCCAAGGCCGAGCCGTTCTTCCGGGCGATGGGCACGACCATCACGCATGTCGGCGCATCGGGCGCCGGGCAAACGGTCAAGCTCTGCAATCAGCTGATCTGCGGCATCAACATCCAGGCGATCTGCGAGGCACTAGCGCTCGGCCGCGCTTCGGGCCT
This is a stretch of genomic DNA from Bradyrhizobium sp. CB2312. It encodes these proteins:
- a CDS encoding exodeoxyribonuclease III, coding for MKIATFNINNVNRRLPNLLAWMRAAKPDVVALQELKASDGEFPAAAIEKAGYGAVWCGQKTWNGVAILARNAEPVLTRDRLPGKAGDHEARYIEAAVRGIIVTSIYLPNGNPQPGPKFDYKLDWFARLKRHAKTFIKQELPVVLAGDYNVAPTEIDIYPTRSWDKDALIQPKSRAAYASLVAQGWCDAIRELHPEKRIYTFWDYKRNRWPRDAGLRLDHLLLSPALVSRLAKAGVDKKVRGEEGASDHAPAWVVLK
- the alr gene encoding alanine racemase, producing the protein MASDPKMIPQTGLLSAEANQAAALAAYGGVLTVDLDAIIANWRKLEKTAVPAECSAVIKADAYGCGAEQVARALSKAGCKTFFVATIEEARKVREAVPEAALYVLGGYFQNTGEHYAKINCRPVIGDLNELAEWDVFCRRTGWNGGVAIHIDTGMNRLGLTLSEAQAIIPRINAGDHGITLVMSHLVSAEQLNSPVNARQLAAFRGIASEFAGVPAALANSSGIFLGAPFQFDMVRPGAALYGVNPTPEADNPMQPVVDLKARIVQVRNVERGESVGYGGTWTARRPTKLAIVAVGYADGYFRAASSNDGTRGAEVIVAGKRCPVAGRISMDLIAVDITDLPPNAARRGHMVTLLGEGITVDELAHHFGTIGYEVLTSLGHRYARVYKGGNVVEPLAKPEPTQAAEQPPSPPPIEQPPSPPLPS
- a CDS encoding cysteine rich repeat-containing protein encodes the protein MSKLSFAAIVVAVAFSGVASAQSSDPRGACKADYDKFCAGIAPGGGKVIACLEAKRGQLSATCKAALDSRKK
- a CDS encoding NAD(P)-dependent oxidoreductase, which codes for MGRNDKGNVGFIGIGTMGREMVRNLLMAGHAVRAFDLNDAALADSVMEGATRAAGPADAAQGADIVITMLPDTPHVEATIYGEQGLLRSPPPGKLIVDMSTISPVAVRRIHADLQKAGVSFIDAPVSGGPVGAKNAALSIMAGGDADAFAKAEPFFRAMGTTITHVGASGAGQTVKLCNQLICGINIQAICEALALGRASGLDLDLLRRVLLGGSAASWMLDKLGPAMIAGDVSAGFRIDLQLKDLRLVQEHAQALNVPLPGTALVTSQYVDARAHGEGSNGNQALFRVYDRMTNQTTGRS
- a CDS encoding FadR/GntR family transcriptional regulator codes for the protein MELKRATEGEKGFEKVFAFLRERLLAGSLKPGDRLISERELATLLGVSRPIVREALRALTVLGIVEIRDRIGTVVTRPDVSVLNDFFTFALAQQADMLDDVMQARVAIECQAIRLACERANIADFERLQRALAKIGETIDEADAGGMADFEFHRAIVVASHSETLSVLHSSMAGLLTHSHRSRRELVQAFPSMKTYLIDDHRRIFEAVIARDPERADATLRKHFAIGDEYRRRAVVGDIDKTGASR
- a CDS encoding GFA family protein encodes the protein MPIEASCHCGETVFEVTEAPVSVTRCTCSLCAKRGALWAYYTPAQFRLLSPADNVATYLWGSRTVKHHFCANCGCGTYSESPDWSSGKPDFDNPKVAVNARLFDDFDLDAVPVNMIDGKNLW